TCGAATCGGACCGGGTCACGCCGGACACCTGCGAATTCCTGAAACAGCAGTTCGAAAAGGCAGCGGGCGTCCGCATCTTCATCGCCCCCGGCAACCACGACCCTTTCGCGAAGGGCTCCCCCTACCGGGAGGACTCCTGGCCCGGAAACGTCCATATCTTCGACGAGGAGGAATGGCGGTCGGTGGACCTGCCGGAGCTGGGGGTGAGGGTGACGGGGTTCGGGTTCCGGCACAACTACCTGGAGACGCGCCCCTTCCTGAAACTCCCCTCCCTGCCGGGGGACCGCGTCAACATCGTGATGGCGCACGCATCGGACCTGGGGGGCGTCCCGGCGGGCAAATCGAAACACGCTCCCTTCACCGCCGCGGAGATCGCCGGCAAGAACGTTCAGTATTGCGCCCTGGGGCACTACCACGAGCAGCGCCGCGTGGAGAACCCGGGGGACGGTGCCCTGATCTGGTACTCGGGGATCCCCGAGGGGCGGGGGTGGGACGAGGCGGGTCCCCGCGGCTACCTGTTCGGTGAGATCGATGGCGGCGGCGTCCGGGTCGAGGGCCGCGTCTCGAGCCGGTTCGACTGGAACACCCTTGAAATCGCCTGCGATGAGTTCTCCACCAGGGAGCAGGTCCTGGATGCCGTCACGCGGCACCGCGGCGCGGGGTACGGTGCCGAGAGCCTGCTCCGGGTCCGGCTCGTGGGCGCCCTCGATCCCAGGCTGGACCTGTCCCTGCAGGAACTCGGGGAGAGGCTAGCGGGGGAATGCCTCCTCGTGCAGTGGGACGATGCCACGCACCCGGCCATCGATTTCGACCAGGTCGCCGGGGAAAAGACCCTGCGCGGCCGCTTCGTGCGCCTGATGAACGAGCGCATCGCCTCCGCCGGCGCGGGGGAGAGGGAGGCGCTCGAACGCGCCCGCCTCTACGGAGTCGAAGCCCTCGGCGGACGGGAGGTGAGGCTCCGGTGATCCTCCTGCGCTGCCACATTCTCGGATTCGGGAAGTTTACCGACCGCCGCTTCACCTTTGACGGCGGGCTCAATATCGTTGTCGCACCCAACGAGGGGGGCAAATCCACCCTGCAGCGCTTTCTCGTCGGGCTCCTGTACGGGCAGCTGCGGGCCGACCTGAGGGTTCAGCGCCGGCTCGATCCGTGGGTCGACGCGTACCGGCCCTGGCGGGGGGCCGAATACGGCGGGAGGCTCTGGGTACGGCTCGGGGAGGGCGGGGAGGTGGAGATCCGCCGCGCCTTCGGGAGGGAGGAGACCCGGATCGAAATCCGCGCCGGGAGCGGGGAGGAGATCACCCGGCGGTACGACCAGCAGCGCAACGGGGAGGTGCTGTTCGCCCAGACACACCTGGGCATCCCCAAGGGGCTGTTCGAATCGGTGGCCGTCATCCGGGAAAACCAGGTCTCGGGGATCGGCGGCTGCGAGGCCATCCGCGACCGGATCGCGAACCTGGCCCAGTCGGGGGACGAAGACCTCTCCATCCGCGGAAGCCTCGCCCGGATCCAGGACGCTCTCGATCTCCTCGGGTCGGAAAGGGCGCCGACGAAGCCGTATCGGCAGGCGCTGGACCTCGTCGCCGCGCTCGAGGCCGAGAAGCGGGGGGCGCTGGAGCGCCGGACCCAATTCGAGGGCTGGCTCGAGGAGCGGAACCGGGTTTCGGGGGAGATCCGGGACCTCGAGCGGGAACTCGCCCGGGCTTCGGCCGCGGTCCTTTCCGCCCGGAGGAGAGAAACGGTCGTCAGGGTCCGCTCGCTCGAGGAGATCGACCGGGACCTCCGGGAGGTCCGGTCGGAGCTGGAGGGGCTCGGGGCGCGGGCCGATTTCCCGGCGGAGCGGCTGGAGGAGCTCGACCGGCTGACGGGGGCGGGGGAAAGGGGCGCCCGACACCTCGACGAGGCGCGCGCGGCTAAAGCCGCGGCGGAGGCGGCCCTCGCCCGCGCCGAGTCGGCGCGGGGCGAGCTGCTCCCCTACGCCGCGCTGGCCGCAGGCAACGAGGCGGACCGGATCACGGAATGGTTCGTCTCCTACCTCGGCCTTTCGCTTCAAAAGGACGGGGCGGAGAAGACCCGATCGCGCCTCGAGGGGGAGGCCCAGGCGATGAGAGAGCGCCTGGCCGGGCGGAGCCCGGCGGTGGCGGACGGGACCGACTGGCAGCGCCTGGCGCGCGAGGCGGCCGAGGAGGAGCAGACGGCCGCGCGGGAGGGGGCTCTGCTGGCCGGAACGATTTCGGAGGAGAAGGCGCGGCGCGCTGAAACGGGGCGCCTGGCCCGGCGGAGGGGAATCCTGGCCGCGGCGACGCTGGTGCTGGCGCTTGCGCCGTCGGTCTGGGGGCTGGTGTACGGGTTCGGGCGGATCCCCCTCCCGTACGCCGCCGGAATCGGGGCCGTGCTGGCCGCCGTCTCGGCCGCGCTTTTCATCCTCGCGCGCAGGGGGGGCGGCGCCGCGCGCGGGCTCGAGCGGTCGATCCGAGGGCTGGAGGCCGAGCTGGAGTCCCTCAGGGACAAGGGGAGCGACAAGCGGAGGGCGCTGGACGCCGCCACGGCGGAGTCCGGTTTCCGGAAACTCGAGGATTTTCTCGCCGTGGTCCGGCAGTGCGAGCTGGACCGGGAGCGGCTCTCCGACCTCGAGGCGCGGCGGGTCGAGGCGGAAGCCCAGGCGGAGCGCCTGGGGTCGGAGTCGGGGGAGCGCTATCGTCTGTTGAAGGAAAGCCTGGCCAGGGTGGGGCTCCCCTGCTCCCCCGGAAGCCTGAAATTCCAGGTGGACGCCGCGCGCTCCAACCTCCGCCGGTTCCGCGAACTGGACGCTCACTGCAGCGCCTGCGCCGGGAGGGTGCGCGACCTGACGGTGGAACAGGAAAGCCTGGAGCGGGAGCACGCTGAAACCTGCGCCCGCGTCGACCTCCTCCTCTCCGAAGCGGGGGTGGCCTCGGCGGAGGAGTTCCGCCGGGAGTGCGCCGGGTGGAGGAGGCTCGGGGAACTCACCGACCGGCAGGCCTCCCGGACCCGGGAATTCCAGCGGCTGGCGGAAGGCCTCAGCCTGGAGGAGTGGAAGGAGAAGCTCGCGGCGCTTCCCGAAAGCCCCGGGCCGGAGGAGGCCGCCAGGGCGGCGGGAAACGCGCCGGCCCCCTACCTGCCCTGCCTCCCCTCGATGGCGGAGGCGGCGGCGCAGGAGGCGGAGACGGCCGCGCGGCTCGCCGCCGCGAGGGAGGAACTCGCCGCCGCCGTGGAGCGCGTCCGGCACGCCTTTCACGGCATCCGGCCCGCTTCCGACATCGACGAGGACCTGGCCCTCGCGCTCCGGAGGCTGCGCGAGCTGGAGACGAACCGGAGCGCGCTCGCGATCGCCCACGAGACGATCGAGGCCCTTTCGCGGCAGCAGCAGGAAGTCCTGGCGCCGCAGCTGAACGCGGCCGTGGAGCAGCGTTTCCTGCGCCTCTCCCGGGGCCGCTACGAAGAGGTCAAGGTGGACCCCGATTTCCAGATCTGGGTGCGGGAGTCGGACACGGGAGAACTGCGCCTGGCGGAGCATCTGAGCCGCGGGACCCAGGACCAGATATACTTCGCGACGCGGTTCGGGGTGCTGGACATGATCTCGGCGGAAAAGGAGCGCTGCCCGGGGCTCCTGGACGAACCGTTCGCCGCCTACGACCGGCCGAGGCTGGGGGAGGCGTTCGAGGTCCTGGCCGAGGAGGCCGAACGGCGCCAGTTGATTGTGTTCACGTGCAGGGAGGACCTGCCGGAGCTGGCGCTCGGGCGGGGGGCGAAGGTGATTCGGCTTTGACCCGGATGGCGCCTGAATCATCCGGGTGAACGGAGGTCGGGATGTTGCGGCTTGAGAACGTCTCGCTGGAACTCGGCGGGAAGAGAATCCTTCACGATCTGAATTTCGAAACCCGCCCGGGCGAGATCCACAGCATCCTGGGCGCCAACGGCACGGGAAAATCGACCCTGGCGTCGGTGATCCTGGGGCTCGGCGGCTACCGGGATATCGGGGGGCGGATCCTTTTTCACGGGGAGGACATCACGGCGCTGGGGGTTTCCGAGCGCGCGCAGCGCGGCATCACCATGGCGTGGCAGGAGCCGGCGCGCTTCGAGGGGTTGAGCGTCGGGGAATACCTCGCCATCGGGCGGCGCGGCACCCGGGGCGACGCCCCGGACCCCGCCGAGTGCCTGCTGAAGGTGGGGCTCGCCCCCGCCGGCTACCTGGCGCGCGCCGTCGACGGTACCCTGAGCGGCGGGGAGCGCAAGAGGATCGAGCTGGCCTCGCTCCTGACCATGGCCCCGAAACTGGCCATTCTCGACGAGCCCGATTCCGGGATCGACGCCCTTTCCATCGACTGCGTCGTGGAGGTGATCCGGACCTTTTCCCGCAACGGGACGACGGTGTTGCTGATCACGCACCATGAAGAGGTCGCCGAGATCGCCGACCGGGCCTCCTCCCTGTGCGGGGGGACCGTGCTGAAGACGGGGGACCCGGTCGCGGTCGCGCGCTTCTTCCGCAACAACTGCCAGGAATGCCTGCATGTCAACGCGCCGCAACTGGGAGGATTGGAATGACGACGGGACTGCCTGAACAACTGGAGGCGCTCGCCGCCGCCTACGAGGCGAGCGGGGGGCATGCGGCATCGCTCTTCGACGGGAGCTCCGCGAGCCTGTCGGTCAGCGGCAACGCCGTTATCGGCAGCAACGAAATCCCGGGGGTTCACATCGAGGGGACCGCCCTTCCGAACGGCGTCCGGGCCGTAATCACCGTGGACCCGGGGGCCGTCGTGGCACGCCCCGTGCACCTCTGCTTCGGCGTCGTCCCTGAGGAGGGGGTCCAGGAGATCGTCTCGGAGTATCGCATCGGCGACGGCGCCCGGGCGGCGTTCGTGGCCCACTGCACCTTTCCGAATGCGCTGCGGGTCAGGCATGTCATGAACGCCCGCATGCAGATAGGGAAGGGGGCCGAGATGACCTACTCGGAGACGCACTTCCACGGTGACCGGGGCGGGGCGGAGGTGCTCCCGGCGTTGAAGGTGTTCCTGGAGGAAGGGGGTGTCTTGAAGAACGAGTTCCGGCTGACCCGGGGTACGGTCGGCCGCCTCAAGGCGGAGTACGAGGCGGAACTCGGCCGCGACGCCGTGTGCGAGTTCTACGCCAAGGCGTACGGGAAGATGGACGACCGCATCGTTGTCAGGGAATCGATTTACCTCAACGGGGAGAACGCGCGCGGGCTGGCCAAGAGCCGCATCGTGTCCTCCGGCCGCTGCCAGAGCGAGGTCATCGGGGAGGTGGTCGGCAACGCCCCCTTTTCCCGGGGCCACATCGATTGCGTGGAGATCCTCAAGGGCGCCCATGCCCGCGCCAGCGCCGTCCCGCGCCTGGTGGTCGTCGACGACCGCGCGAAGCTGACGCACGAGGCCGCCATCGGCAGCGTCGACAAGAAGCAGGTGGAGACCCTGATGGCCCGGGGCCTGGGCGAGGACGAGGCCGTGGACGTCGTCGTGCGGGGGATGCTGCGCTGACCATGAATATCCGCCGGGCGACGATCCCGCTTCTCCTGCTGACCGCTCTTCTCGGCCTGTCCGCGGCGTGGACCCCGGGCGGGGTCGCCCCGGGCTACGACAAGCGCGAGGTGCGGATCCCGATGCGGGACGGGCGCAGGCTGTTCACGGCCGTCTACGCCCCCCGGGACGCCTCCCGCCCCTACCCCATCCTGCTCCAGCGCACGCCTTACGGCGTGGCCCCCTACGGGGCCGACGCCTACCCGCAAAGCCTGGGTCCTTCGGACGAACTGGCCCGGGACGGCTTCATCTTCGCCTACCAGGACGTGCGGGGGAGCATGATGTCCGAAGGGGACTTCGTCCACATGCGCCCGCTCGGGACGGCGAGGCGGGGGAACGGCACCGACGAGTCCACCGACGCCTGGGACACGATCGACTGGCTCGTCCGCAACATCCCGAACAACAACGGCCGGGTGGGGGTGTGGGGGATTTCCTACCCGGGGTTCTACGCGGCCGCCGCGATGATCGACGCGCACCCCGCCCTCAGGGCCGTCTCCCCCCAGGCGCCGATAGCGGACTGGTTCGTGGGGGACGACTTCCACCACAACGGGGCCTTCTTCCTGGCCCACTCCTTCGGTTTTCTCGCGGGCTACGGGTATCCCCGCCGGGCTCCCACCACGGAGCTGCCGAAGCCCTACTCCTGGCCGGTCCCCGACAGCTACGACTTCTTCCTCGAAATGGGGCCGCTGCGGGAAGCGAACCGGAAGGTCTTCAAGGGCCGGGTCCCCTTCTGGAACGAGCTGATGCGCCACGGGGATTACGATGATTTCTGGAAGGCGCGCGCCCTCCGCCCGCACCTCGAAAACATCCGGCCGGCCGTCATGACCGTGGGAGGGTGGTTCGACGCGGAGGACCTTTTCGGGACGCTCGCCGTCTACCAGGCCGTGGAAGCCTCGAGCCCCGCGGCGCACAACATCCTGGTCATGGGGCCCTGGGACCACGGGGGGTGGGCGCAGTCGGACGGGGCTGCGCTCGGGGCGGTTCGTTTCGGCGCGGAGACCGCCGTCCACTATCGCCGCGAGATCGAGCTTCCCTTTTTCCGGCATTTCCTGAAGGGGTCGGGCGGGCTCGATCTCCCGGAGGCCTCCCTTTTCCTGACGGGCGCGAACGAGTGGAGGTCGCACTCCCACTGGCCGCCACGTTCGGGCCGGCCGACCAGCTTCTACCTGAGGGAGGGGGGGAGTCTCGCGCGGGAACCGGACCGGGGAGACGCGGCCGGCGCCTTCGACCAGTACACGAGCGACCCGCGCCGCCCGGTTCCCTACATCGACCGGAAGGCCGCCGGGATGGCGCGGGACTACATGGTCGGGGACCAGCGTTTCGCCGCCGCGCGCGCGGATGTGCTGACCTACGCCACCGGCCCCCTCGAGGAGGACCTCACGGTCGCCGGGCCGGTGATCGTGAGCCTCAAGGTCTCCACCACCGGGACCGATTCCGATTTCGTCGTCAAGCTGATCGACGCCTACCCGGAGGAGGGGCCGGCCGCCCGGGCCGGGGCGCGGGACGGGTCGATGGGGGGGTACCAGCAGCTGCTGCGGGGGGAGCCCTTCCGCGGGAAATACCGGAACAGCTTTTCCCGCCCGGAGCCCTTCGTGCCGGGAAGGATCACCCCGGTCGAGTTTTCGATGCCCGACGTCTATCATACCTTCCGCCGGGGCCACCGCGTCATGGTCCAGGTGCAGAGCAGCTGGTTCCCGCTCGTCGACGTCAACCCGCAGCGCTTCGTCGATATCTACGGCGCCGGCGAGAGCGATTTTCAGGAGGCGGTCCAGCGGATCCACCGCTCCCGGAGCGCGGCCTCCTCGATCACCCTGATCCGGCTTCCTTAGCCTCAGCCGCGCCCGGCCGCTCAGCGCCGCATCGCGCGGATCGTGCGGAGCATCCCCGACGGGGAGCCAAAGGTGTCGTTGACGGCGCTGGCTTCGAACCCGCTGTGGACCATGCAGTTGCGGCACTTCGGGTTGCCCGACCGCGGACCGTATTTTTCCCAGTCGGTGCTCTCGAGCAGCTGCGCGAAGGTTCTGCAGTAGCCGTCCTCGAGCAGATAGCAGGGCTTCTGCCAGCCGAACAGGCTGTAGCCGGGCATTCCCCAGGGGGTACAGTCGTAGTCTCTCGCCCCGGCCAGGAATTCGAGAAAGAGCGGGCTCTGGTTGAACTTCCAGCTCTTTCGGCGCCGGCGCAGCACCCCGGCGAACAGGCGCCGGGTCTCTTCCTTCCCGAGAAAGTGCTGCTGGTCGGCCGCCTTTTCATAGCTGTAGCCGGGCGACAGCGTCATCCCCTCGACGCCGAGGGCCATCGTCTCGTCGAAGAACGCGCGCACGCTCTCCGGGTCGGCGTCGTTGAAAAGGGTGGTGTTGGTGGTGACGCGGAACCCCCTTCTCACGGCCTCCCTGATCGCCTCCACGGCGATGCGGTGCACCCCCGCGCGCCCCACCGACCGGTCGTGGAACCCTTCCAGCCCGTCGAGGTGGACGTTGATGGTGAAGCGTCTGTCGGGGCGGAAGTCGGCCAGTTTTTCCTTCAGGATGAGGGCGTTCGTGCAGAGGTAGACGAATTTCCCGCGGGCGATCAGCCCCTCCACGATCTCGGCGATCTGCGGATGCAGCAGCGGCTCCCCCCCGGGGATGCTGACCATGGGGGCGCCGCACTCCTCGGCCGCCTCGAAGCACTGCCCCGGGGAGAGCTGCCGCCGCAGGATGTCGGGCGGATACTGGATCTTTCCGCACCCGGAGCAGGCGAGGTTGCAGCGGAAGAGGGGTTCCAGCATGAGGACCAGCGGATAGCGCGCGTCGCCGGAGATCTTGCGCCCGACGATGTACTTGGCGACGGCCAGCATTTGAGATATGGGGACTCCCATGGTCACACTCCCGACGTGTGATCGTAACCTATCGGCGGGCGGGCCGCAATCCCCCCTGCCCGCGCGGCGCGCGCCCCCCGGCAGGCGGCAGTGGACGCCCGGGTCCCTTCCGTGATAGCCTTTCCGGATTATGAAAGCTCCCGTATTCGGCTCCGGCGCACTCGATCTCATAGGCAACACTCCGCTTGTCCGGCTCCGGCGCCTCAGCCCCAACCCGGAGGTCGAAATCTGGGCCAAGCTCGAAAACGCCAACCCGGGGGGCTCCATCAAGGACCGGATCGCCCGGTCGATGATCGAGGCGGCGGAAGCTTCGGGCGAACTGGGCCGCGACAAGACCATCCTGGAAGCCACCAGCGGAAACACGGGGATCGGGCTCGCCCTGGTGGGCGGGGTGAAGGGGTACAAGGTTCTCCTCGCGATGAGCGAGGGGGTCAGCCAGGAGCGCTGCCAGATCCTCTCGGCCCTGGGAGCCGAATTCCTCAAGACCCCGGCCCGGCTCGGCACCGACGGCGCCATCGAGGCCGTCTATCGCCTGAACCGCCGGGAGCCGGGCAGGTACTTCATTCCCGACCAGTACAACAACCCGGCCAACCCGCTGGCGCACTATAACGGCACGGCGGTGGAGGTCTGGGAGCAGACCGGGGGGACCATCACCCACCTGGTCGCCTCCATCGGGACCTCGGGCACCCTCATGGGAATGGGCCGGCGGCTCAGGGAGTACAACCCCGCGGTCCGCATCATCGGCGTGGAGCCCTACCTGGGACACAAGATCCAGGGCCTCAAGAACATGAAGGAGGCCTACCGGCCGGGGATCTTCGACCGGAAGCTGCTCGACGCCAAGGTCAACATCAAGGACGACGACGCCTTCGCGGCCGCCCGGCGGCTGGCGCGGGAGGAGGGCCTGTTCGTGGGGATGAGCGCGGGGGCCGCCTGCCACGTGGCCCTCGAAACGGCCAGGGAACTCCAGCGCGGGGTCATCGTCGTCATCCTCCCGGACGGGGGAGACCGCTATCTCAGCACCTCCCTCTTCCACTCCTCCGTCCCCGTCGCGCGCCGGGAGCCCAAGCTGGAGCTGTACGACACGCTCTCGCGCGCCCAGCGCCAGTTCCAGCCGCTCGAACCGGGGAAGGTGTCGATCTATTCCTGCGGGCCCACGGTGAACGCCGCGCCCACCCTTGGGGTGTTGCGCCGCGTGATGGTGGCCGACCTGCTGCGGCGGGTCCTGGAGTATTGCGGCTTCGAGGTCCGGCACGTGATGAACATCACCGACCTCGACGACAACACGATCCGGGAATCGATCAGGCAGGGGATTGGCCTCCGCGAGCTGACCGACCGCCACACGGCGGAATTCATGGAGTGCCTGGACCGGCTGGGGGTCAGGCACGCGTGGAAATACCCCCGGACCACCGAGCACGTCGACGACATGGTCGGACTGGCGCGGGAGCTGGTCGCCGCGGGGTACGCCTACGAGCGGCTCCGCAGCGTCTATTTCGACATCAGCCGGTTTCCGAAATACGGCGCGCTGAGCGGGCTCGATTTTTCCAAGATCAGGGTCGGCGCCACCGTGGACCTGGACGAATACGACAAGGAGAATCCCAGGGATTTCACCCTGTTCAAGCGGGCCACCCTGGCCGAGATGGCGCACGACATCTTCTACGAGACCGACTGGGGCAACGTCCGCCCCAGCTGGCACGTCCAGTGCGCGGCCATGAGCCGGCGCTACCTGGGCGAGGAGTTCGATATCCACACCAGCGGCAGCGACATCCTCTTCCCCCACAACGAGAACGAGATCGCCCAGTGCGAGGCGCTCCACGGCAGGGGCCCGGCGCGTTACTGGGTGCACTCGGGCCTGGTGCTGGCCGGGGGAAAGAAGATGTCCCGGTCGGCCGGCAACGCGGTGACGCTCGAGGACCTCATGCGCTCGGGGTATTCCGCGCGGGAGGTCCGCTACCTTCTCCTGTCGGCCCACTACCGCCAGCCGCTCGCCTATTCCGAGGGGGGCCTCGAGGCCGCCCGCGCGGCGCTCGGGCGGATCGACACCTTCGTCGCCCGGCTCAGGATCTGTTCCGGCAAAGGGTCGGGTGATTCCATCCGGGGCGCCGTCGATGAGATGACGGCCTCGTTCGAGGCTGCCATGGAAGCCGATCTCAACGTCCCCAGGGCCCTGGGGGCCCTGTTCCTCCTTATCCGGCGGGCGAACCCTCTCCTGGCGGACCGGAGCCTGTCGCGCAGGGATGCCGACCTGGCGCTCGCGGCGCTGGAGAAAATCAACTCGGTGCTGGGATTCGTGGACCTGAACCCTGCGGAAGCCGAAGCGGCGGATCCCGAGGTGGAGGCCCTGATCTCCCTGCGCGAGGAGGCGAGGGAAA
The sequence above is drawn from the Acidobacteriota bacterium genome and encodes:
- a CDS encoding DNA repair exonuclease, producing MKPVRFIHTSDIHLDTSFSGSEIPSRLGDRKREAIRAALRRILEDATLGEAGLVLIAGDLFESDRVTPDTCEFLKQQFEKAAGVRIFIAPGNHDPFAKGSPYREDSWPGNVHIFDEEEWRSVDLPELGVRVTGFGFRHNYLETRPFLKLPSLPGDRVNIVMAHASDLGGVPAGKSKHAPFTAAEIAGKNVQYCALGHYHEQRRVENPGDGALIWYSGIPEGRGWDEAGPRGYLFGEIDGGGVRVEGRVSSRFDWNTLEIACDEFSTREQVLDAVTRHRGAGYGAESLLRVRLVGALDPRLDLSLQELGERLAGECLLVQWDDATHPAIDFDQVAGEKTLRGRFVRLMNERIASAGAGEREALERARLYGVEALGGREVRLR
- a CDS encoding AAA family ATPase, translated to MILLRCHILGFGKFTDRRFTFDGGLNIVVAPNEGGKSTLQRFLVGLLYGQLRADLRVQRRLDPWVDAYRPWRGAEYGGRLWVRLGEGGEVEIRRAFGREETRIEIRAGSGEEITRRYDQQRNGEVLFAQTHLGIPKGLFESVAVIRENQVSGIGGCEAIRDRIANLAQSGDEDLSIRGSLARIQDALDLLGSERAPTKPYRQALDLVAALEAEKRGALERRTQFEGWLEERNRVSGEIRDLERELARASAAVLSARRRETVVRVRSLEEIDRDLREVRSELEGLGARADFPAERLEELDRLTGAGERGARHLDEARAAKAAAEAALARAESARGELLPYAALAAGNEADRITEWFVSYLGLSLQKDGAEKTRSRLEGEAQAMRERLAGRSPAVADGTDWQRLAREAAEEEQTAAREGALLAGTISEEKARRAETGRLARRRGILAAATLVLALAPSVWGLVYGFGRIPLPYAAGIGAVLAAVSAALFILARRGGGAARGLERSIRGLEAELESLRDKGSDKRRALDAATAESGFRKLEDFLAVVRQCELDRERLSDLEARRVEAEAQAERLGSESGERYRLLKESLARVGLPCSPGSLKFQVDAARSNLRRFRELDAHCSACAGRVRDLTVEQESLEREHAETCARVDLLLSEAGVASAEEFRRECAGWRRLGELTDRQASRTREFQRLAEGLSLEEWKEKLAALPESPGPEEAARAAGNAPAPYLPCLPSMAEAAAQEAETAARLAAAREELAAAVERVRHAFHGIRPASDIDEDLALALRRLRELETNRSALAIAHETIEALSRQQQEVLAPQLNAAVEQRFLRLSRGRYEEVKVDPDFQIWVRESDTGELRLAEHLSRGTQDQIYFATRFGVLDMISAEKERCPGLLDEPFAAYDRPRLGEAFEVLAEEAERRQLIVFTCREDLPELALGRGAKVIRL
- a CDS encoding ABC transporter ATP-binding protein, with amino-acid sequence MLRLENVSLELGGKRILHDLNFETRPGEIHSILGANGTGKSTLASVILGLGGYRDIGGRILFHGEDITALGVSERAQRGITMAWQEPARFEGLSVGEYLAIGRRGTRGDAPDPAECLLKVGLAPAGYLARAVDGTLSGGERKRIELASLLTMAPKLAILDEPDSGIDALSIDCVVEVIRTFSRNGTTVLLITHHEEVAEIADRASSLCGGTVLKTGDPVAVARFFRNNCQECLHVNAPQLGGLE
- a CDS encoding SufBD protein, whose amino-acid sequence is MTTGLPEQLEALAAAYEASGGHAASLFDGSSASLSVSGNAVIGSNEIPGVHIEGTALPNGVRAVITVDPGAVVARPVHLCFGVVPEEGVQEIVSEYRIGDGARAAFVAHCTFPNALRVRHVMNARMQIGKGAEMTYSETHFHGDRGGAEVLPALKVFLEEGGVLKNEFRLTRGTVGRLKAEYEAELGRDAVCEFYAKAYGKMDDRIVVRESIYLNGENARGLAKSRIVSSGRCQSEVIGEVVGNAPFSRGHIDCVEILKGAHARASAVPRLVVVDDRAKLTHEAAIGSVDKKQVETLMARGLGEDEAVDVVVRGMLR
- a CDS encoding CocE/NonD family hydrolase, producing the protein MNIRRATIPLLLLTALLGLSAAWTPGGVAPGYDKREVRIPMRDGRRLFTAVYAPRDASRPYPILLQRTPYGVAPYGADAYPQSLGPSDELARDGFIFAYQDVRGSMMSEGDFVHMRPLGTARRGNGTDESTDAWDTIDWLVRNIPNNNGRVGVWGISYPGFYAAAAMIDAHPALRAVSPQAPIADWFVGDDFHHNGAFFLAHSFGFLAGYGYPRRAPTTELPKPYSWPVPDSYDFFLEMGPLREANRKVFKGRVPFWNELMRHGDYDDFWKARALRPHLENIRPAVMTVGGWFDAEDLFGTLAVYQAVEASSPAAHNILVMGPWDHGGWAQSDGAALGAVRFGAETAVHYRREIELPFFRHFLKGSGGLDLPEASLFLTGANEWRSHSHWPPRSGRPTSFYLREGGSLAREPDRGDAAGAFDQYTSDPRRPVPYIDRKAAGMARDYMVGDQRFAAARADVLTYATGPLEEDLTVAGPVIVSLKVSTTGTDSDFVVKLIDAYPEEGPAARAGARDGSMGGYQQLLRGEPFRGKYRNSFSRPEPFVPGRITPVEFSMPDVYHTFRRGHRVMVQVQSSWFPLVDVNPQRFVDIYGAGESDFQEAVQRIHRSRSAASSITLIRLP
- the hpnH gene encoding adenosyl-hopene transferase HpnH, with translation MGVPISQMLAVAKYIVGRKISGDARYPLVLMLEPLFRCNLACSGCGKIQYPPDILRRQLSPGQCFEAAEECGAPMVSIPGGEPLLHPQIAEIVEGLIARGKFVYLCTNALILKEKLADFRPDRRFTINVHLDGLEGFHDRSVGRAGVHRIAVEAIREAVRRGFRVTTNTTLFNDADPESVRAFFDETMALGVEGMTLSPGYSYEKAADQQHFLGKEETRRLFAGVLRRRRKSWKFNQSPLFLEFLAGARDYDCTPWGMPGYSLFGWQKPCYLLEDGYCRTFAQLLESTDWEKYGPRSGNPKCRNCMVHSGFEASAVNDTFGSPSGMLRTIRAMRR
- a CDS encoding cysteine--tRNA ligase, whose amino-acid sequence is MKAPVFGSGALDLIGNTPLVRLRRLSPNPEVEIWAKLENANPGGSIKDRIARSMIEAAEASGELGRDKTILEATSGNTGIGLALVGGVKGYKVLLAMSEGVSQERCQILSALGAEFLKTPARLGTDGAIEAVYRLNRREPGRYFIPDQYNNPANPLAHYNGTAVEVWEQTGGTITHLVASIGTSGTLMGMGRRLREYNPAVRIIGVEPYLGHKIQGLKNMKEAYRPGIFDRKLLDAKVNIKDDDAFAAARRLAREEGLFVGMSAGAACHVALETARELQRGVIVVILPDGGDRYLSTSLFHSSVPVARREPKLELYDTLSRAQRQFQPLEPGKVSIYSCGPTVNAAPTLGVLRRVMVADLLRRVLEYCGFEVRHVMNITDLDDNTIRESIRQGIGLRELTDRHTAEFMECLDRLGVRHAWKYPRTTEHVDDMVGLARELVAAGYAYERLRSVYFDISRFPKYGALSGLDFSKIRVGATVDLDEYDKENPRDFTLFKRATLAEMAHDIFYETDWGNVRPSWHVQCAAMSRRYLGEEFDIHTSGSDILFPHNENEIAQCEALHGRGPARYWVHSGLVLAGGKKMSRSAGNAVTLEDLMRSGYSAREVRYLLLSAHYRQPLAYSEGGLEAARAALGRIDTFVARLRICSGKGSGDSIRGAVDEMTASFEAAMEADLNVPRALGALFLLIRRANPLLADRSLSRRDADLALAALEKINSVLGFVDLNPAEAEAADPEVEALISLREEARERKDYAEADRIREELKGRSIVLEDTPYGTIHWTDPRPARG